Part of the Azospirillum formosense genome is shown below.
GGAGGTCCCGGAGGCGCACATCTGCTGCGGCTCGGCCGGCACCTACAACATGCTCCAGCCGGAGATCGCCGTGCAGCTGCGCGACCGCAAGGTCCGCAACATCGAGAGCACGGGGGCCGCCGCCATCGCCGCCGGCAACCTCGGCTGCATCACCCAGATCGCCACCGGGACCGGGCTGCCCGTCGTCCACACGGTCGAACTGCTGGACTGGGCGACCGGCGGTCCGAAGCCGGAGGCGCTGAGGGACAGCCCGGCCTTCGCCGGTCCGGACCGCTCGCCGGGCGCGGCGGCGCGCGCGGCGGAGTAGGCCCACCGGCCCCTCCGCCCCGCCCACCGACCCCCTTGGACTTTTCGCGGCGTATGGCTAGGTTGGCGCCAACGGGACGATGAGGCGCTCAGTGGACAGCGGGTTCAAGGACGACAGCGACGGCGGTTACGGGATCGGGCGGCGGCTGTCGGCCTGGGGGGTGCACGCCTTCACGGGCAGCGGCGTCGTGCTGGGGCTGCTGGCCCTGCTCGCCGCGGTCAACGGCGAAGCCAAGGCGTGCCTGGGCTGGCTGGGGCTGGCGCTGGTGGTCGACGGGGTGGACGGCACGCTGGCCCGCCGGGCCTCGGTGAAGGAGGTGCTGCCGGGCATCGACGGGTCGGCGCTCGACCTCGTGATCGACTATCTGACCTACGTCGTCGTCCCGGCGGTCTTCCTGTACCGCTTCGGCCTGCTGCCCGACGGCTTCGGCGTGGCGCTGGCCGCCTTCATCATGATGACCTCGCTCTACTGCTTTTCGAACACCGGGATGAAGAGCGGCGACAACTACTTCGTCGGCTTCCCGGCGATCTGGAACGTGGTCGCGCTCTATCTGTGGATTCTGGCGCTCGATCCGTGGATCAACACCGCGGTGGTGCTGGTCCTCGGCCTGCTGACCTTCACGACGGTGAAGTTCCTGCACCCCTTCCGGGTGCGCCGCTGGATGCGCCTGAATCTTCTGGTCAGCGGGGCGTGGCTGGCCTCCAGCGCGGCGTTGGTGGTCCTCTATCCGGACCGTCCCGACGCCGTCTGGTACGTCTGGCTGGCCAGCAGCGCCTATTACGCGGCGATCTGCGCGTGGCGGACGCTGCGCGGGCCGGCTGCGGCTTAGGCCGAATTACGGCTTCTCGGGAGCGGTCTCCCGGTTGATGTCGTCCTTGGCGTCGCGGGCCTTCTGCTGGATGGCCGCGCCGGCGTCCTGCATCATCCGGCCGGCCTCGGCGCCGATGCCCTTGGCGGCCTCGCCCACGCGCTCCGCGGTCTGGTCCACCGCCCGCCCGATCTCCTGGCCGGTCTTCTCCGCCGACTGCTGGTCGTCGCAGGCGGCCAGCAGCGGCAGGGCCAGGAGCGGAAGGGCAAGGACGGCGGTGCGAATCCCGTTACGACGAGCCATGGAATGGTCTCCACAATTGATCCATGGAGGCGTAACGGCTCACGGAGGCGTTTGGTGCCTTAAAGGCTGCCGTCGGCAAAGGAAAAGCGGACGCCGTAGCGCCGCAGCGAGAGATTCGGCACCATCCGTGCCGCCGCCTTGGCCTTGGCGTCGAAGTCGGAAGCGACCAGGATGCCACGGATGTCCCGTCCCTCCTCCTCCTCGGCGATGTCGCCCATGTAGCTGAGGATTTGGGCCACGGCCCGCTGTCCGGCGGTTCCGGTCTTCAGTTCGATGACGACCACGCGCCCTTGGGCATCGCGTGCGGTGATGTCAATGAAGCCGGACGGAACCGACCGTTCCGCACCCTCGTCGATCACCGTCATTCCGGCTTCGAGCTGACCGATTTCCAGGCGCAGCGCGGCCTGCAGATCGCGTTCCAGCCCGATGCGTTGCCCGAGATCCTCGTCCGCAATCGCCACCGTCATTCCCTCCGCCGCAACATCGGCCAGCGCATCGGCGGTGTCGCGGAACCGGCGGTAGCGCTCGATGGCGCCGCGGTACGAGGCGAGGTTGGCCCGGATGTCGCCTTCGATGGGAATCTTGCTCGGGTTGGGCCGGTTGAGCCGCGCATCGTCCGTCGAATAGCGCAACTGCTGGAGAAGCGACGCCATCCGGTCGCGGACGTAATGCTCGTCGACATCGCCGTAATGCTCTTCTACGCGCGCTATGCGGTATATCTGCGCGGTGACCGTTCCGGCCCCGTATTTCTGCCGCTCCAGCCAAGCCCGGTATCCGGTCTGCATCGAACACTCCACGTTTGCGGCGGTGAAGCCCCGTCCATCCGGAAGACGGACGGGGCTTCACCGGGCTGTTGACGTCAGAACTGGTCCTCGCTCAGCGCCATGACCGTGCGGTGCGCGGTCAGGATCGGCAGCAGCAGGCCCGGCCCCTGGGCCAGGATCTGCTCGGCGTAGAAGCGGGCGGTGACCAGCTTGGCCTCCAGGAAGGGGGCGTTGGCGCCGGGCTGGCGCAGCCCCTCCAGGGCCTTGGCGGCGGAGCGGGCGAGCATCCAGCCGCCGGCCACCGTGCCCCACAGCTTCAGATAGTTCACCGCCCCCGCGGCCGCGGCGCGCAGGTCGCCGTCGGCCTGGGTCTTGACCACCCAGGCCACCGCCTGCTCCAGCGCGTCCAGGCCGGCGGACAGGTTGGTGCGGATCGCCTCCATGTCGTCGCCGGGGATGCTCTCCAACTCCGCCACCGTGGCGCGCATCTCGGCAATGAAGGTCCGGGCCGACTCGCCGCCGTCGCGGCCGGTCTTGCGGAAGGTCAGGTCGTTGGCGTGGATGCCGTTGGTGCCCTCGTAGATCGGGGTGATGCGGGCGTCGCGGTAATGCTGGGCGGCGCCGGTCTCCTCGATGAAGCCCATGCCCCCGTGGATCTGCACGCCGGTGGAGGCGACGTCGCAGCCGATGTCGGTGCTCCACGCCTTCACGACGGGGGTCAGGATGTCCACGCGGGCGGTGGCGGCGGCGCGCACCGCGGCGTCCTCGTGGTGGCGGGACACGTCGAGCTGGGTGCCCGCGTAGAGCGCCAGCGCGCGGGCGGCCTCCGTCTTGGCGCGCATGTCCAGCAGCATCCGGCGCACGTCCGGGTGGCGGATGATGGCGACGCCGGAGCCCTTCGGGTCGGCCAGATCCTTGCTCTGCACGCGGCCCTTGGCGTAGTCGCGGGCCTGCTGGTAGGCGCGCTCGGCGATCGCCACGCCCTGGATGCCGACGCCCAGGCGGGCGTTGTTCATCATGGTGAACATGTATTCGATGCCGCGGTTCTCCTGGCCGACCAGGAAGCCGACGGCGCCGCCGTTGTCGCCGAAGGCCATGACCGCGGTGGGGCTGGCCATGATGCCCAGCTTGTGCTCCAGGCTGGCGCAGCGCAGGTCGTTGCGCTCGCCCGGCGTGCCGTCCTCGTTCGGCAGGAACTTCGGCACGATGAACAGGCTGATGCCCTTGATGCCCGGGGGCGCGTCGGGCAGGCGGGCCAGCACCAGATGGACGATGTTGTCCGTCAGGTCATGCTCGCCGTAGGTGATGAAGATCTTCTGGCCGGTGATGCGGTAGGTCCCGTCGTCGGCCCGAACCGCGCGGGTGCGCACGGCGGCGAGGTCGGAGCCCGCCTGCGGCTCCGTCAGGTTCATGGTGCCGTTCCACTCGCCGGCGATCATCTTCGGCAGGTAGAGCGCCTTCTGCTCGGCGCTGGCGTGCTCGGTCAGCAGGTCGACGGCGCCCTGGGTCAGCAGCGGGCACAGGCCGAAGGACAGGTTGGCCGCCTGCCACATCTCGTTCACCGCGAAGGCCACGGTCCAGGGCAGGCCCTGCCCGCCATACTCCGGCTCGAAGGGCAGGCTGTTCCAGCCGCTCTCGATGAACTGGCTGTAGGCGTCCTTCCAGCCGGTCGGCGTGCGGACCACGCCGTTCTCCAGCACCGAGCCCTCCTTGTCGCCGACCCGGTTCAGCGGGGCGAGGACGCCGGAGGCGAACTTGCCGGCTTCCTCCAGCACGGCGTCCACCAGATCGGGAGCCGCCGAATCGCAGTTCGGAAGCGCGGCGACCGTTTCGAGGCCGACCACCTCGTTGAGGACAAAGCGGAGGTCATCGACCGGAGCGGTGTAGGGAATCATGGATGGAACGGCCTCCCGTGACCCGATTGTGCGTGCGTTTCTGCGTGCCCGATTGCGCGTGAACACGCCTTGGGCGGTTTACGTGCGCGTCACCATACCGTACCGAATGGTGCATGGCGAGCCTCACCGTCGGACAGGAATATTGGCATCTGGGTTGCGGCGCGAACAGCGCGGCTGCGACGCAGGAGGAACTGCCCGACTTGGCATCCCGGTTGCAAGAGTGGGGCAGCACCGCTCACAGGGGTTCCTCCCATGACCATCGCCTCCGCCCTTGCCCGTCAGGCCGAATCCGCCGTCCAGGCCGCGAAAATCAGCCGCGGGCCGGAGAACGTCGAGGCGGCGGTCCGCAACGCCAGCGCCAAGACCGGGGTCGATTTTTCCTACCTCATGGAAAAAGCTGCCGTGGAGAGCGGCTACCGGACGGACGTGAAGTCCTCTTCCTCCTCGGCGACCGGGCTCTATCAATTCATCGACAGCACGTGGCTGGCGACGATGCGCGACCATGGGGCGGACCACGGCTACGCCAAGTACGCCAACGCGATCCAGACGCGCGGCGACGGGCGCCCCTACGTCACCGATCCCGACCTGAAGCGCGAAATCCTGGACCTGCGCAAGGACCCCAACGCCTCGGCCCTGATGGCCGCGGAATACACCCGCGACAACAAGGAGTATCTGGAGGACACGGTCAAAGGAGGGAAGGTCGGCTCCACCGAACTCTACATGGCGCATTTCCTGGGGGCGGGCGGGGCCTCGAAGTTCCTCAACGCCATGCAGGACAACCCCAACCGCGCCGCCAAGGAGCTGTTCCCCGACGCGGCCTCGGCCAACAAGGCGGTGTTCTTCGACAAGGACACCGGCCGGGCCAAGTCGCTGAAGGACATCTACGACCGCTTCGCGACGAAGTTCGCGGAGACGCCCAACGCCGACTTCGCGCCGGCCCAGACCGCCATCGACCGGGTGCGCCGCCAGGACATGCCGGACGGCTTCACCACCCAGGTTCCCAGCATGCCGCAGAAGGCGCTGAACGGCACGCCGCTGTCGATCTACCATGTGCTGGCCCTGAACGCGCTGGAGACGCCGGACGAGGTGGACAGCATCTCCGGCAAGCCCGCCCGTGGCCGCCGTCCGGACGGCGAGGACAAGGACAACCGCCGCATGCGCGACCAGCCGGTCCGCACGGATCAGAACGAGCACACGGGGCTGGGCCTCGGGCTTGGCCTGTCCAAGGTGGTCGGGCAGGGAACCGGGACGGCGGACACGACGACGAAGGCGGCCTGACCGGCTGACCGCGGGGCTACAGGTCCTTGAGGCAGTCGCGGGCGTCCGCCGCGATGGCCGCGAACACTTGGCGGTCGCCGGGCAGCAGCGCGTCGGCGGTCAGCCGGCGGTGCGGCTCGAACCGCAGGCCCGCCCGGTGCGCCGCCGCGGCGCTTCCCCAGAAGGCCGACGGCCGATGGCTCAGGCCCGCCGCATGGCGCGGTTCGCGCAGCCGCACCTCCCGCAGCACGTTGGTCAGGTCGAAATCGATGAGGAGCCGCCGTCCGCCGGAACCCGTCAGGCGAATCCAGGCGTGGAAGGGGAAGGACTCCGTCTCCTGCCGCCGCTGCGCCGGATCGGGCGGACGGACATCGGCCGCCGCCGCCGGGTAGCCGAGCCAGCGGGCCCGGCCGTGGGGCTCGGACTTGCGGAACGCCACGCGGCCCAGCGCGACCTCGGCCCGCCCGTGGCCCAAGGACTCCAAAAGCATCGCCCCGGCGAAGGCGTAATACTGGCAGCCGCCCAGCCGGTGGGTGTGGACCAGGTCGCGGTGAAGCGGGTGGGCGGTCACGGCGTCATGCACCGCCCGCCGGATGCGCTCCTGCTCCGGCGGCAGGGCGCCCGTGGTAGACGCGCCCTGCACCGGCGTCGTCTCGGCCTCGCCCAGCATCAGGCGCATCCACGCCGACATCGCGAGAAGCATCGCCGCCTCCGTTCCGCGGTTACCGACCGACTCCTACGAACAGGCCGGAACCGCGAAAGGTCGCACGGGGCGGGCAGGGCAGCTCTTTAGAGCAACATCCCTTACGGCAGCATCTTGCCGGGGTTCAGAAGGCCATTAGGGTCGAGCGCCGTCTTCATGGCGCGCAGCAGGTCGAACTCGACCGGGCTCTTGATGACCGGCATCTCGTCCTTCTTGAAGCGGCCCACCCCGTGCTCGGCGGA
Proteins encoded:
- a CDS encoding endonuclease NucS domain-containing protein — its product is MQTGYRAWLERQKYGAGTVTAQIYRIARVEEHYGDVDEHYVRDRMASLLQQLRYSTDDARLNRPNPSKIPIEGDIRANLASYRGAIERYRRFRDTADALADVAAEGMTVAIADEDLGQRIGLERDLQAALRLEIGQLEAGMTVIDEGAERSVPSGFIDITARDAQGRVVVIELKTGTAGQRAVAQILSYMGDIAEEEEGRDIRGILVASDFDAKAKAAARMVPNLSLRRYGVRFSFADGSL
- the pcsA gene encoding phosphatidylcholine synthase — translated: MRRSVDSGFKDDSDGGYGIGRRLSAWGVHAFTGSGVVLGLLALLAAVNGEAKACLGWLGLALVVDGVDGTLARRASVKEVLPGIDGSALDLVIDYLTYVVVPAVFLYRFGLLPDGFGVALAAFIMMTSLYCFSNTGMKSGDNYFVGFPAIWNVVALYLWILALDPWINTAVVLVLGLLTFTTVKFLHPFRVRRWMRLNLLVSGAWLASSAALVVLYPDRPDAVWYVWLASSAYYAAICAWRTLRGPAAA
- a CDS encoding acyl-CoA dehydrogenase; the protein is MIPYTAPVDDLRFVLNEVVGLETVAALPNCDSAAPDLVDAVLEEAGKFASGVLAPLNRVGDKEGSVLENGVVRTPTGWKDAYSQFIESGWNSLPFEPEYGGQGLPWTVAFAVNEMWQAANLSFGLCPLLTQGAVDLLTEHASAEQKALYLPKMIAGEWNGTMNLTEPQAGSDLAAVRTRAVRADDGTYRITGQKIFITYGEHDLTDNIVHLVLARLPDAPPGIKGISLFIVPKFLPNEDGTPGERNDLRCASLEHKLGIMASPTAVMAFGDNGGAVGFLVGQENRGIEYMFTMMNNARLGVGIQGVAIAERAYQQARDYAKGRVQSKDLADPKGSGVAIIRHPDVRRMLLDMRAKTEAARALALYAGTQLDVSRHHEDAAVRAAATARVDILTPVVKAWSTDIGCDVASTGVQIHGGMGFIEETGAAQHYRDARITPIYEGTNGIHANDLTFRKTGRDGGESARTFIAEMRATVAELESIPGDDMEAIRTNLSAGLDALEQAVAWVVKTQADGDLRAAAAGAVNYLKLWGTVAGGWMLARSAAKALEGLRQPGANAPFLEAKLVTARFYAEQILAQGPGLLLPILTAHRTVMALSEDQF